A DNA window from Methylocystis heyeri contains the following coding sequences:
- a CDS encoding O-succinylhomoserine sulfhydrylase, whose amino-acid sequence MSAPSDPKSRSLKPATLLVHGGSLRSPFGEMSEALFLTQSFAYPTMQAAEARFKGDDPGFIYSRFSNPTVAMFEQRMCLLEGAEAARATASGMAAVTAALLSQVKCGDHVVAARALFGSCLYVVEELLPRFGVSATLVDGADLAQWKAAIRKETKVLFLETPTNPGLEVYDLKALADLAHEAGARLVVDNVFATPLLQKPLELGADIVVYSATKHIDGQGRCLGGVILGSQALIEENLHNFLRQTGPAMSPFNAWVMLKGLETLQLRVAQQTSTAARIADFLASQSGIARVLYPFRDDHPQAALARRQMTGGGTLVTFEVVGGKEAAFAFANALGVVKISNNLGDAKSLITHPATTTHQRLTPEARAALGISEGLLRLSVGLEDPDDLIDDMERGLSAARARA is encoded by the coding sequence ATGTCAGCCCCCAGCGACCCCAAGAGCCGCTCCCTGAAACCAGCCACCCTGCTCGTCCACGGCGGCTCGTTGCGTTCTCCGTTCGGGGAAATGTCGGAAGCGCTGTTCCTGACGCAAAGCTTCGCCTATCCCACGATGCAGGCCGCCGAAGCCCGTTTCAAGGGCGACGATCCGGGCTTCATCTACTCGCGCTTTTCAAACCCGACAGTGGCCATGTTCGAGCAGCGCATGTGTCTGCTGGAAGGCGCAGAAGCGGCTCGCGCCACCGCGAGCGGCATGGCCGCGGTCACAGCGGCTCTGCTGTCCCAGGTCAAATGCGGGGATCATGTCGTCGCGGCGCGCGCTCTTTTCGGCTCATGCCTCTATGTCGTGGAGGAACTGCTGCCGCGCTTCGGCGTTTCGGCGACCCTCGTGGACGGCGCCGACCTGGCGCAGTGGAAAGCCGCTATCCGCAAGGAAACCAAAGTCTTATTTCTCGAAACGCCGACCAACCCCGGCCTCGAGGTCTATGATCTCAAGGCGCTGGCCGATCTTGCTCATGAAGCCGGCGCGCGCCTCGTCGTGGACAATGTCTTCGCGACGCCCCTGCTTCAAAAGCCGCTCGAGCTCGGCGCCGACATAGTGGTCTACTCGGCGACCAAACATATCGACGGCCAGGGAAGGTGCCTCGGCGGCGTGATACTGGGATCGCAGGCCCTCATCGAGGAAAATCTGCATAATTTCCTGCGGCAGACCGGCCCCGCCATGTCGCCTTTCAACGCCTGGGTGATGTTGAAAGGGCTCGAGACCCTGCAGCTGCGGGTCGCCCAGCAGACCTCGACGGCCGCGAGAATCGCGGACTTCCTCGCCTCCCAAAGCGGGATTGCTCGGGTGCTCTATCCGTTCCGGGACGACCACCCCCAGGCGGCTCTCGCGCGCCGCCAGATGACCGGCGGAGGCACTTTGGTCACATTCGAGGTCGTCGGCGGCAAGGAGGCGGCCTTCGCATTCGCCAATGCGCTGGGCGTCGTGAAAATCTCCAACAATCTCGGCGACGCCAAAAGCCTGATCACCCATCCGGCGACGACGACCCATCAGCGACTGACGCCGGAAGCGCGCGCCGCCCTGGGAATTTCGGAGGGCCTGCTTCGTCTTTCGGTCGGCCTCGAAGACCCCGACGACCTCATCGACGACATGGAGAGGGGATTGAGCGCAGCGCGCGCTCGCGCCTGA
- a CDS encoding SGNH/GDSL hydrolase family protein yields the protein MDILLLAGSNAGLRDGWAAQFMELAQDHRVKNRFLGAVGSLFGLLRLLHLDRDLSGQPDLIIFEYALNDAIMLGDCGLSAAMLRDTLDEVAQYCAERQIRLLFLALQPRDARAGFFSSSPRVLRSYSRVAKARAMRPCLTLNEILGGRPDAGCYQDAYHLTQPVSRKVAERLLSLVGEEEIPVPLAAPRRPCAFSYVGAEAAAALGPVSTEAHESKVFSGRFLKIERSGSSRWPGRGRLAGLMLRSSGRAGIYVVGNAAKAYRKCSASLMQQTVANLILLHYVSHRLHVDDDLVIAMPGQPSAVFALENDGSMQEAAPNASFFEQCLEINGVMLWRPAPLWARLQAAAALWAARLRLRRSGARRAPVESCAQ from the coding sequence TTGGATATCTTGCTGCTGGCGGGCTCAAACGCGGGTCTTCGCGATGGCTGGGCCGCCCAATTCATGGAGCTCGCCCAGGACCACAGGGTGAAAAACCGCTTTCTGGGCGCCGTGGGATCGCTGTTTGGATTGTTGCGGCTGCTCCATCTGGATCGGGACCTCTCGGGACAGCCCGATCTGATCATTTTTGAATATGCTCTCAACGACGCCATCATGCTCGGCGATTGCGGCCTTTCGGCCGCCATGTTGCGAGATACGCTCGACGAGGTGGCCCAATATTGCGCGGAGCGCCAAATTCGATTGCTGTTCCTGGCTTTGCAGCCGCGGGACGCGCGCGCCGGCTTTTTTTCGTCGTCGCCCCGTGTCCTGCGCAGCTATTCCCGTGTCGCGAAGGCGCGGGCGATGCGCCCCTGCCTGACCTTGAACGAAATTCTCGGCGGTCGTCCGGACGCCGGCTGTTACCAGGACGCCTATCACCTGACGCAGCCGGTGTCCCGCAAGGTCGCCGAACGGCTTCTGTCCCTGGTGGGGGAAGAAGAAATTCCCGTTCCTCTGGCGGCCCCGCGACGCCCCTGCGCCTTCTCCTATGTCGGCGCGGAAGCCGCCGCAGCGCTCGGTCCGGTCAGCACGGAGGCGCATGAGAGCAAGGTCTTCTCCGGCCGCTTTCTAAAGATCGAGCGCTCGGGCTCGAGCCGCTGGCCCGGACGTGGGCGGTTGGCGGGGCTGATGCTGCGTTCTTCCGGCCGGGCCGGGATCTACGTAGTGGGGAATGCGGCGAAGGCCTATAGGAAATGTTCGGCCTCGCTGATGCAGCAGACCGTCGCCAACCTCATTCTTTTGCATTATGTGTCGCATCGGCTCCATGTCGACGACGACCTCGTGATTGCGATGCCGGGCCAGCCGTCCGCCGTCTTCGCGCTGGAAAACGACGGCTCGATGCAGGAAGCGGCGCCGAACGCTTCTTTCTTCGAGCAGTGTCTCGAAATCAACGGCGTCATGCTGTGGCGGCCGGCGCCTTTATGGGCTCGGCTGCAGGCGGCAGCGGCGCTTTGGGCCGCACGCTTGCGCCTCCGCCGCAGTGGCGCGCGCCGGGCTCCCGTGGAATCATGCGCGCAGTAA
- a CDS encoding 2'-deoxycytidine 5'-triphosphate deaminase yields MIDRGRGDSTAASGGFGVLPGRGIGSLFEAGAIRSSSPLHPTQIQPASLDLRLGEKAYRVRASFLPGKDRQVGTMLEALASDEICLTGNGAVLERGCVYVVPLMESLVLPGDLSGAANPKSSTGRLDIFTRLIADHGDRFDLVEQGYRGPLYAEVSPRSFSVRLRAGSRLNQLRFRRHPTGEPQLTSFALGDAALEARHAKNALVDGPLNLRDGVVLRVDLSEPLSPKGVVGYRAQKHADVIDVDRVGAYRMEDFWDPLPARPDKRLILDPGDFYILASRERLSIPPDLAAEMAPMDAAIGEFRVHYAGFFDPGFGAGADGRPSSRAVLEVRSREVPFILDDGQFIGRLVYEPMAELPGELYGEAGSSNYQGQGLKLSKHFLSC; encoded by the coding sequence ATGATCGACAGAGGGCGGGGCGATTCGACGGCCGCGAGCGGAGGCTTCGGCGTCCTGCCCGGGCGGGGCATCGGCAGTTTGTTCGAAGCCGGGGCGATACGATCCTCCTCTCCGCTCCATCCCACGCAGATCCAGCCCGCGAGCCTCGATCTGCGGCTCGGGGAAAAAGCCTACCGCGTGCGGGCGAGCTTCCTTCCCGGGAAAGACCGTCAGGTCGGAACCATGCTGGAGGCCCTCGCTTCGGACGAGATTTGCCTGACGGGCAACGGCGCTGTGCTGGAACGCGGTTGCGTCTATGTCGTGCCCCTGATGGAGAGCCTCGTGCTGCCCGGCGATCTTTCAGGCGCGGCCAATCCCAAAAGCTCCACCGGCAGGCTCGACATCTTCACCCGCCTCATCGCAGACCACGGCGACAGGTTCGATCTCGTCGAGCAGGGTTATCGGGGCCCTCTCTACGCCGAAGTGTCGCCGCGCAGTTTCTCGGTGCGCTTGCGCGCCGGTTCGCGGCTGAACCAGCTTCGGTTCCGCCGGCATCCGACGGGCGAGCCGCAGCTGACCAGCTTCGCTTTGGGCGATGCCGCGCTCGAAGCGCGCCACGCGAAAAACGCGCTCGTCGACGGACCGCTCAATCTTCGCGACGGGGTGGTCCTGCGCGTCGATCTCTCCGAGCCGCTGAGCCCCAAGGGCGTGGTTGGGTATCGTGCGCAAAAACACGCCGACGTTATCGACGTCGACCGCGTCGGCGCCTACCGCATGGAGGATTTCTGGGACCCCTTGCCGGCGCGGCCCGACAAGCGGCTGATCCTCGATCCGGGCGATTTCTACATTCTCGCTTCGCGCGAGCGATTGTCGATACCACCCGATCTTGCGGCTGAAATGGCGCCGATGGACGCCGCCATCGGCGAGTTTCGCGTCCATTACGCCGGCTTCTTCGATCCCGGCTTCGGCGCCGGAGCGGACGGACGGCCGAGCAGCCGCGCCGTGCTGGAGGTGCGCAGCCGGGAGGTTCCGTTCATTCTCGACGACGGCCAGTTCATCGGCCGGCTGGTCTATGAGCCGATGGCGGAATTGCCCGGCGAACTCTACGGCGAAGCGGGAAGCTCGAACTATCAAGGCCAGGGCCTGAAGCTCTCCAAACACTTTCTGTCTTGCTAG
- a CDS encoding M14 family metallopeptidase, whose product MNDSHFALFDKLPAGFLDCPADRLIEILPGPSLIDLPGRDPRPLFLSVLLHGNEDSGLIAVQEVLRRCGKRELHRALLLFVGNVGAAAAHVRTLPEQMDFNRIWPGTLEPHAPLSLMAGAVFDYAARKKPFASVDIHNNTGFNPHYSCVTRLEPEFISLAQLFSRTVVHFQRPLGVQAGAMARLCPAITVECGKAGAGVGADHAASLIEAVLAMSRFPEHGPSAQDVDLLRTCAIVKLPAQASFSFDGSAADFRFRSDLDHLNFRPLRRGDILGECGESFRLETLPGDGDHPAEEYFDYADGRIRLTRPAIPAMLTLDPRAIRLDCLCYFMHRIG is encoded by the coding sequence GTGAACGACTCGCACTTCGCCTTGTTCGACAAGCTGCCCGCGGGCTTTCTCGACTGCCCCGCGGATCGGCTGATCGAGATTCTTCCGGGCCCCAGTCTGATCGACCTGCCGGGACGCGATCCTCGCCCCCTTTTCCTGTCCGTTCTTCTTCACGGCAATGAAGACAGCGGGCTCATCGCCGTTCAAGAGGTCCTGCGCCGTTGCGGCAAGCGGGAATTGCATCGCGCGCTGCTTTTGTTCGTCGGCAATGTCGGGGCCGCCGCGGCTCATGTGAGAACGCTGCCGGAACAGATGGATTTCAACCGCATCTGGCCCGGGACCCTCGAGCCTCACGCGCCTCTATCCCTCATGGCCGGCGCGGTCTTCGATTACGCCGCCCGCAAAAAACCTTTCGCGAGCGTCGACATCCACAACAACACCGGCTTCAATCCGCACTACAGCTGCGTCACGCGGCTCGAGCCGGAGTTTATTTCGCTGGCGCAATTATTTTCCCGCACCGTGGTGCATTTTCAGCGGCCGCTCGGCGTGCAGGCGGGGGCCATGGCGCGGCTTTGCCCCGCGATAACGGTCGAATGCGGCAAGGCGGGCGCCGGCGTGGGCGCGGATCATGCGGCGAGCCTCATCGAAGCTGTCCTCGCCATGTCCCGCTTTCCCGAGCACGGCCCCTCGGCGCAGGATGTGGATCTGCTGCGAACCTGCGCGATCGTGAAACTGCCTGCGCAAGCCAGTTTCTCCTTTGACGGCTCGGCGGCGGATTTCCGTTTCCGCAGCGATCTCGACCATCTCAATTTCCGGCCGTTGCGCCGGGGCGATATCCTCGGAGAATGCGGAGAGTCGTTTCGGCTCGAAACGCTTCCCGGCGACGGCGATCACCCCGCCGAAGAATATTTCGACTACGCCGATGGCCGGATACGTCTGACCCGGCCGGCGATCCCCGCGATGCTGACGCTCGATCCGCGCGCCATCAGGCTCGATTGCCTGTGCTATTTCATGCATCGGATCGGTTAG
- a CDS encoding DUF882 domain-containing protein, which produces MNLFYVHTQESISATYLVNGQYDRNVLQQLNWFLRDWRRDEPTNMDPRLFDVVWEAYRSAGAGGEVVKVVSAYRSPQTNAMLRARSRAVAKYSQHMLGKAMDTTLPGMPMSRIREVGMRMQRGGVGYYPTAGTPFVHLDVGNVRAWPRMTYEQLVELFPDGKTVHIPSNGQPLARYEEAKAEIEARNNGAVVMEPRRSPFGFLAFLFGGGEDEAEDVTTPAPAPRKQWAALAPRNSRSARAAAESDEEGGGEAPLETPRRGREVLAKAEANLPRGETVMTAAPDDGAAAAAKADAAAAKAAAAAAAKAEAAAAKAEAAEREKLERAPLPPQRPASLEKADPQEAMPSDKRLAAIEPEANSPNSAVSPGAASTAGAEPDAAASDIDAPLPPRRPHNLAAGSNAPLPPVRPTEFASAGKSDANASQEQPTPQPVALAPAPLPQPRPKNLRAGDKAREDGALSNLMDSTGSSAHAAKPRSPASDDDPLAFAPPTAAKGTSSGAKSPAGKTTIGKSTPGPRAEFVPARLEPSNFHAMTAASPTIGDSAAPASGSSMMGASVGGVRAAAHASRPGALKDIEPTARPAFSDDAGADGADAPAR; this is translated from the coding sequence TTGAATCTTTTTTATGTACATACGCAGGAATCGATTTCCGCGACCTATCTCGTCAACGGCCAATACGACCGCAATGTCCTGCAGCAGTTGAACTGGTTCCTGCGCGACTGGCGCCGGGACGAGCCCACCAACATGGATCCGCGTCTCTTCGACGTGGTGTGGGAGGCCTATCGCTCCGCAGGAGCCGGCGGCGAAGTGGTCAAGGTCGTTTCCGCCTATCGCTCGCCCCAGACCAATGCGATGCTGCGCGCGCGTTCCCGCGCCGTCGCCAAATATTCCCAACATATGCTGGGCAAGGCGATGGACACGACCTTGCCCGGGATGCCGATGTCGCGAATTCGCGAGGTCGGCATGCGCATGCAGCGGGGCGGGGTAGGCTATTATCCCACTGCCGGGACGCCTTTCGTCCATCTCGACGTCGGAAATGTTCGCGCCTGGCCGCGCATGACCTATGAGCAACTCGTCGAACTGTTCCCCGACGGCAAGACGGTCCATATCCCGTCCAATGGTCAGCCGCTGGCGCGCTACGAAGAAGCTAAGGCCGAGATCGAGGCTCGGAACAACGGCGCCGTCGTAATGGAGCCGCGCAGATCGCCCTTCGGGTTCCTGGCGTTTTTGTTCGGCGGCGGCGAGGACGAGGCCGAAGACGTGACGACCCCGGCGCCTGCTCCCCGCAAGCAATGGGCCGCGCTTGCGCCGCGCAATTCGAGGTCGGCTCGCGCCGCCGCCGAATCCGACGAGGAGGGAGGCGGCGAAGCTCCGCTCGAAACCCCGCGCCGCGGGCGAGAAGTTCTGGCCAAGGCCGAGGCCAATCTGCCTCGCGGCGAAACCGTGATGACAGCGGCTCCCGACGACGGCGCCGCCGCTGCGGCCAAGGCGGATGCCGCCGCTGCAAAAGCCGCCGCGGCAGCGGCGGCGAAGGCCGAAGCCGCCGCAGCGAAAGCGGAAGCAGCCGAGAGGGAGAAGCTCGAGCGCGCGCCATTGCCTCCCCAGCGTCCGGCGTCGCTTGAAAAAGCCGATCCGCAGGAGGCGATGCCGTCCGATAAGCGGCTGGCGGCGATCGAGCCGGAGGCGAACTCCCCGAACTCGGCCGTTTCGCCCGGCGCCGCCTCCACGGCCGGAGCGGAGCCCGACGCCGCCGCGAGCGACATCGACGCGCCGCTTCCGCCGCGAAGGCCCCATAATCTGGCCGCGGGTTCGAACGCGCCGCTGCCGCCGGTCAGGCCGACGGAGTTCGCTTCCGCGGGGAAGTCGGACGCCAACGCTTCTCAAGAGCAACCCACTCCCCAGCCCGTAGCCCTGGCGCCGGCCCCTCTGCCGCAGCCCCGCCCCAAGAATTTGAGGGCGGGCGACAAGGCTAGGGAAGACGGGGCGCTGTCCAATCTGATGGACTCGACCGGCTCTTCCGCTCATGCCGCCAAACCGCGCTCCCCCGCATCCGACGACGACCCTCTGGCCTTCGCCCCGCCGACTGCCGCGAAAGGGACAAGCTCGGGCGCAAAGTCCCCCGCCGGCAAGACGACGATAGGCAAATCCACTCCGGGGCCGCGCGCGGAATTTGTGCCCGCCCGGCTCGAGCCCTCGAATTTTCACGCCATGACAGCCGCAAGTCCCACGATCGGCGATTCTGCGGCGCCAGCATCGGGTTCCTCGATGATGGGAGCGTCGGTCGGGGGCGTTCGCGCCGCGGCTCACGCCTCCAGACCGGGCGCGCTGAAGGATATCGAGCCGACGGCTCGGCCGGCGTTCTCGGACGATGCCGGGGCCGACGGGGCCGACGCTCCCGCCCGCTAG
- a CDS encoding exopolysaccharide biosynthesis polyprenyl glycosylphosphotransferase, with protein MAIAATLAMALGANGAGVVAEFFNGAARPLQDLGTEALLLGVFSNLIWAHLLGVYRTDAILDRRRAFRRLPLTTFATFAFMLVIVVATKSAEKYSRLWFFTWAVLAFLLKFEFRTVFFKLIERALERGACVSRALSIGMFAPPIASREIESQTAKQVRVLHSLEFASFADLGAVAEMVAQLEIDHVYVSAPWADIPLVLSRLDVLRHLSTRVFVVPDDGAVDRSIRRICQLGSRPAFCAIEESIHGWGLWLKRMEDIILAGLGLLALSPLFALVALAIRIESRGPVFFKQIRTGFNGRPFELWKFRSMYTEMTDHHAEKQTSRNDPRVTRVGRILRRYSIDELPQLINVLQGSMSLIGPRPHALATKAEGRNLEDLVDYYAVRHRVKPGLTGWAQIHGLRGELDSVLKLQRRVDYDIQYIENWTLWLDIKIIFKTVRLVFRDSSAY; from the coding sequence ATGGCGATTGCCGCTACTCTCGCGATGGCGCTGGGAGCGAACGGCGCCGGCGTCGTCGCCGAATTTTTCAACGGCGCGGCCCGGCCCTTACAGGATCTGGGAACGGAAGCCCTCCTGCTGGGCGTCTTCTCCAACTTGATCTGGGCGCATCTGCTCGGCGTTTATCGGACGGACGCCATATTGGATCGCCGACGAGCGTTCAGGCGCCTTCCGCTGACGACCTTTGCAACTTTTGCGTTCATGCTGGTTATCGTTGTCGCGACCAAATCGGCCGAAAAATATTCGCGGCTCTGGTTCTTCACCTGGGCCGTTCTCGCCTTCCTGCTCAAATTCGAATTCCGGACCGTTTTCTTCAAGCTCATCGAGCGCGCGCTCGAGCGCGGCGCCTGTGTGAGCCGCGCATTGTCCATCGGCATGTTCGCGCCTCCAATCGCTTCCCGGGAAATCGAGTCCCAAACCGCCAAGCAGGTTCGCGTCCTTCACAGCCTCGAGTTTGCGTCCTTCGCCGATCTTGGAGCGGTCGCCGAAATGGTTGCGCAGCTGGAAATCGACCACGTCTACGTCTCGGCTCCCTGGGCCGATATACCTCTGGTCTTGAGCAGACTGGATGTGCTGCGCCATCTCTCGACTCGGGTCTTCGTCGTCCCCGACGATGGCGCCGTCGATCGCTCGATCCGCAGGATCTGCCAACTCGGGAGCCGCCCCGCTTTCTGTGCGATCGAGGAATCGATCCATGGCTGGGGCCTGTGGCTGAAGCGCATGGAGGACATAATCCTGGCGGGGCTCGGCCTGCTCGCTTTGTCGCCGCTGTTCGCGCTCGTCGCCCTGGCGATACGCATCGAAAGTCGGGGACCGGTCTTTTTCAAGCAGATACGCACGGGCTTCAACGGCCGCCCGTTCGAGCTATGGAAGTTCCGCTCGATGTACACCGAGATGACGGACCATCATGCGGAAAAGCAGACCAGCCGAAACGACCCGCGCGTCACCCGCGTGGGCCGGATATTGCGCCGGTACAGCATCGACGAATTGCCGCAGCTGATAAACGTTCTCCAGGGCTCCATGTCGCTGATCGGCCCTCGTCCCCATGCGCTCGCCACAAAGGCGGAAGGCAGGAACCTCGAGGATCTGGTCGATTACTACGCCGTCCGTCACCGCGTGAAGCCGGGATTGACCGGCTGGGCGCAAATTCACGGATTGCGTGGAGAATTGGATAGCGTCCTGAAGCTGCAGAGGCGTGTCGACTACGACATCCAATACATCGAAAACTGGACCCTCTGGCTCGACATCAAAATCATCTTCAAGACGGTTCGACTCGTTTTTCGGGACAGCAGCGCCTATTGA
- a CDS encoding metallophosphoesterase family protein translates to MISFFKHRAASRKEAGGASAPAGTRIYAIGDIHGRLDLLTRLSNRLREDMAANPCENATIVLLGDYVDRGPDSAGVIDWIMDGGLPAPYHALRGNHEATLLNFLDDVSVLEEWRRFGGLETLGSYGVDVREPMRGRAYAEAQARFREALPSAHLDFYHGAALSWSAGDYFFCHAGVKPGVPLTLQQEYDLLWIRDEFNLYRGSFEKIVVHGHTPVDAPESLPNRINVDTGAYATDVLTAVALERDERRFITS, encoded by the coding sequence ATGATCTCATTCTTCAAGCACAGAGCTGCTTCCCGCAAGGAAGCTGGCGGCGCCTCGGCGCCTGCAGGAACCCGCATCTACGCGATAGGAGACATCCACGGTCGATTGGATCTGCTGACGCGCCTTTCGAACCGGCTGCGCGAGGATATGGCCGCCAATCCCTGTGAGAATGCGACAATCGTTCTTTTGGGCGATTACGTAGACAGAGGTCCCGATTCTGCCGGCGTGATCGATTGGATCATGGATGGCGGGCTTCCTGCGCCCTATCACGCCTTGCGCGGCAATCACGAAGCTACGCTGCTCAACTTTCTCGACGACGTCTCGGTGCTGGAAGAGTGGCGCAGATTCGGCGGACTCGAAACGCTCGGATCATATGGAGTCGACGTCCGGGAGCCGATGCGGGGAAGAGCTTACGCGGAGGCGCAGGCTCGATTCAGAGAGGCGCTGCCTTCGGCGCATCTCGATTTCTATCACGGCGCCGCGCTGTCCTGGAGCGCAGGAGACTATTTTTTCTGTCACGCGGGAGTGAAGCCGGGCGTGCCTCTGACGCTGCAGCAGGAATACGATCTCCTCTGGATCCGCGACGAATTCAATCTTTATCGGGGTTCCTTCGAGAAGATCGTCGTTCACGGCCATACGCCCGTCGATGCCCCGGAGTCGCTGCCGAATCGCATCAATGTTGACACGGGCGCTTACGCCACCGATGTCCTGACGGCGGTGGCGCTGGAGCGCGACGAGCGCCGTTTCATCACGAGCTGA